Within the Chloroflexota bacterium genome, the region ATGTGCAAGCGCCCAGATAATGTCGCAGCGTATGCGATGGGCTATTCTTTTCAGTTCCTCAACCTTTGCCTGATCTACCATGCTCTTCCTTTCATTCATGCTCATGATGTTGTGTAGCGGGGACTTTGCGGACAACTAGCAAAGTCCCCGCGATAGCTTCTAGAAGCGTGAAAAGACCACCTTGCCACCTTTGATGACCGTTTGCACGAGGTTAGTGCCAAAGCGGTAAGCCAGATGCCGGTAGTCGTCAACCTCCAAGATAATCAAATCAGCCGTAAACCCTTGCTGCAAACGCCCCAAATCTGCACCACGGCCAATCGCATGGGCCGCATTGACCGTGCTGGCTACGATGGCCTCCGCTGGAGTCATTTTCATGAAGCGACAGGCCAAAGCTATGATAAAGGCCATGGATTCACAATAGCAGGTGCCGGGGTTCAAGTCCGTCCCCAGCGCCACAGGCAGTCCTGCAGCGATCATGGCTCGCGCGTCTGCATATTCGTGCTGGCCCAAGCCAAAGGGTGTACCTGGCAACAGCACCGCGATCACTCCTGCTTCAGCCAGAGCCGCCACCTCTTCTGCTGGCGTACGCAGCAGGTGGTCTGCCGATACAGCGCCCAAGTCCGCTGCTAGACGCGCTGCACCCAGGTGGGCAAATTCATCAGCATGTACTTTCAATGGCATGCCCAGGGTTTTGGCTGCATTCAGGATGCGTTGCGTCTGATGCAAATCAAAAGCCCCTTCGTCACAGAAGACGTCACAAAACAGCGCATGATGTTGGCTACTGCCCGTCATGGACTGATGCTTTGTGTACACGGCAGGCAACATCTCGTTCACAACAACATTGACATAGGCTTCAGCCTGGTCTTGGTATTCCTCTGGCAGCGCATGGGCACCCAGAAAAGTGGGCACCAATTCCACTGGTTG harbors:
- a CDS encoding imidazolonepropionase, with amino-acid sequence MAIKVDLIVYGANQLLTLAGNGPRSGEAMSELGLIADGAIAIANGRIVATGTTSEVHNRYHAACEVDATGRVILPGFIDAHTHLVFAGSRHDEFERRIAGATYLEIMATGGGIMSTVRATRSASVTQLMEEAQPRLARMLAHGTTTAEVKTGYGLTTADEIKCLEVIHHLNSSQPVELVPTFLGAHALPEEYQDQAEAYVNVVVNEMLPAVYTKHQSMTGSSQHHALFCDVFCDEGAFDLHQTQRILNAAKTLGMPLKVHADEFAHLGAARLAADLGAVSADHLLRTPAEEVAALAEAGVIAVLLPGTPFGLGQHEYADARAMIAAGLPVALGTDLNPGTCYCESMAFIIALACRFMKMTPAEAIVASTVNAAHAIGRGADLGRLQQGFTADLIILEVDDYRHLAYRFGTNLVQTVIKGGKVVFSRF